One window of Watersipora subatra chromosome 3, tzWatSuba1.1, whole genome shotgun sequence genomic DNA carries:
- the LOC137391333 gene encoding protein O-linked-mannose beta-1,4-N-acetylglucosaminyltransferase 2-like gives MGVSAVLAYYFLHLYGLWMKPVTTVQCMGEAERSVCTVSHVCYTTNNVSKRHELYALHSTEQYATPLLLGYIIATDLFPQSTIYLLDKKDDCQSTSQTLLPGVSILLYRFKPDNIMHVLHDDVLPVYAVLHKLYPELSAPYPVRLAFADDYGVMPYDELYADLVQESLVYDSLDLCFEEIIVGFDKSTLWYQYGFTKPQGPIAHNASLISDIISGYIGNKKEPSSKQITVFSRQDTRRIINEAELMLSLAREFSISVRLLDLNSHSMSEVIEIMSRSSIVIGMHGALFSSMIWLPENAVVVELFPYAVNPAHYTPYKTLAGIMNLTYLSWVNNDNSKTYGHPDYPTEFGGFLHLPVSEQDKIMAETEVGYHLCCDDPSWLYHIYQDTAVDVGAVLEMLRPVLN, from the exons ATGGGTGTGTCTGCAGTACTTGCATATTATTTCCTGCATCTATATGGCTTATGGATGAAGCCAGTAACAACGGTGCAGTGTATGGGAGAGGCAGAACGTTCAGTTTGTACTGTTAGCCATGTCTGCTACACTACAAACAATGTCTCGAAGAG ACACGAGCTTTATGCGCTTCACAGCACTGAACAATACGCCACGCCTCTTCTTCTTGGCTACATCATTGCTACTGACCTGTTCCCGCAGTCCACTATATACCTTCTCGACAAAAAAGACGACTGCCAGTCAACGAGCCAAACCTTGCTTCCTGGCGTGAGCATTTTGCTGTATCGATTTAAGCCAGACAATATAATGCACGTACTGCATGATGATGTCCTACCAGTTTATGCGGTGTTACATAAACTTTACCCAGAACTATCTGCACCATACCCTGTTAGACTGGCATTTGCTGATGATTATGGAGTGATGCCGTATGATGAACTCTATGCAGACTTGGTACAAGAAAGTTTAGTATATGACTCACTAGATTTATGTTTCGAAGAGATAATAGTAGGCTTTGATAAATCGACTCTCTGGTATCAGTATGGGTTCACCAAGCCGCAGGGTCCTATTGCCCACAATGCATCACTTATCTCTGACATCATATCTGGTTACATAGGAAATAAAAAAGAGCCCAGTTCGAAGCAGATTACAGTTTTCAGTCGTCAGGATACAAGACGCATTATAAATGAAGCTGAGTTGATGCTAAGCTTAGCTCGTGAGTTCTCTATTAGCGTTCGATTATTAGACCTCAATTCCCATTCTATGTCAGAAGTCATTGAAATAATGTCGAGGTCATCTATTGTTATAGGAATGCATGGTGCACTTTTTTCTTCTATGATTTGGTTACCTGAAAATGCAGTGGTTGTGGAGTTGTTTCCCTATGCGGTTAATCCTGCCCATTACACTCCCTACAAAACTCTGGCTGGTATCATGAACCTTACATATCTTTCATGGGTAAACAATGACAATAGTAAAACATACGGGCATCCTGATTATCCGACCGAGTTTGGAGGTTTTCTTCACCTGCCTGTCAGCGAACAAGATAAGATAATGGCAGAAACCGAAGTTGGATACCACCTCTGCTGTGATGATCCTTCTTGGCTTTACCATATTTACCAGGATACTGCAGTGGATGTGGGTGCAGTATTGGAAATGCTTCGACCGGTTTTGAACTAG